GGACAACGGATTACCGTTTAATAAAATTTGTCCTGAAGACTGCTTGTGCAAACCGGCAATAACTTTCATCAATGTTGTTTTACCACTGCCGTTTGGGCCCAAAAGCCCGTAAATTTTGCCATGCTCCAAATTAAAGCTCACATTATTCAAAGCTGTTTTGCTATTATATTTTTTATTTAGATTTTTTACCTCTAGCAATTGCATTATACATTTTCCTCCATACTATTGTCTTCTTCAATAAATTTAATCATATCTTTTTTTGTGTATCCTATTTGATGCATTCCGCTAGTGAACACTTTTATCAACTTTCCAGCCATTTCATATCTCAAACGGTCAATTTTTTCAGGGCTTTCAGTAATAAAAGTTCCAACCCCTCTTTTTGTAAATAAAATTTCTTCCATTTCCATCTCCTTATAAACTCTTGCGACTGTATTAAAATTGATACCAAGCTCATTAGCAAAATCTCTCGAGGACGGCATTTTATCTCCGAGATTAAGTTTTTTTGAAACTATATCCTGCTTTATTTTTTCCATAACCTGCAAATAAATCGGTATGTTATTATTAAATTCCATGCTTCACCCACTCAATCATAGTATATTAGTATCATAGTTAAATAGTACACTAATACTTATTTTAAGTCAACTACTTTTGTGTTAATAAATTGTAACAATATTGATTAGATTATTCAATAATTCTTGACACCAAATTATTAAAGGTATATACTTCAAGCAACTATTTTTAAGGAACAGATAACTAATCGAATAAAGTATAATAAATGAGACAATTATATTTTTTAATTATTATGGAGGGTTTATGCATAAGAAATTATTTATTCCCGGACCTGTTGAAGTAAAGCAGGAGATATTAAATAAAATGGCGACTCCTATGATAGGACATAGAAGTAAGGAAGCTTCAAAACTACAAAGAGATATATCAGATAAACTAAGAAAATTATTTTATACAGAAAATGAAATACTCCTTTCTACCTCCTCCGGAAGTGGATTGATGGAGGCTGCAGTTCGATGTTGTACTAAAAACAGAGCTGCAGTTTTCTCAATAGGGTCTTTTGGAGATAGATGGCATAAAATGG
Above is a window of Sedimentibacter sp. MB35-C1 DNA encoding:
- a CDS encoding GntR family transcriptional regulator, whose translation is MEFNNNIPIYLQVMEKIKQDIVSKKLNLGDKMPSSRDFANELGINFNTVARVYKEMEMEEILFTKRGVGTFITESPEKIDRLRYEMAGKLIKVFTSGMHQIGYTKKDMIKFIEEDNSMEENV